TGCTGCTCAAGGCAATACCCCAGGAAAGCAAGAAGCTGTGGAGAGCGCACGCCCTTCTTCAAGGCCGCCTGTAGATACAGCCTCCCATGGTCGTATTGTTGCGTCATGACAGAACATATCCCCGCCTGGTGGAGGATATTTGCGTCGCCGAGGTTCCACGCCTCGACACTGCGATATAAGATTAGAGCTTTGTTAAAGAAGCCTTTCGCCTCGAAACATTCACCAAGGCCTAAAACAGCATCGGTGGCGGAGTCGTCGAGACGTACTATCTCAGAAAAACAGCGCTCGGCATCGTCCCAATGCCTAAGGCTCTTGTGACAGAAACCTATGCGATATAAAACATGATGATTGCTCCAGCCACACTCTTGAGAGCGAAGATATAAGACGAGAGCTTTGTCGTAACCCCGCCACGAAAAATGACAGTCGCCGGCAAGGGCAAGAAGCCTGCCGTTTCGGGATGTTTCAGTGATGTTCTTGAGGACGTCCCACGCCTCGAAGGGCTTGTCGTTATGGAAAAGCGCCGAAGCGAGGTCAAAGAAATCATCTTCATTACGAAGAAGAGGAGCACGGGAATTTAGAGCTTTTAAGGCTTCGTCATAGTTTCCAGACTCCATAAGAACACGGGCGCGCTCTTGGAGAAGTGAAGGATGTGAAGGGTGATTAATAAGAGCTTTATCGAGGAAAGAAAGGGCTTTTTCCCACTGTTTTGTGCCACGAAGAACTTGCGAATAAAAAAGAGAGGTTTTAAACCCTCCTTTTTCTACGGCGACAAGAGGGGAAAGAACGGCGTCGGCAGCGTCCCAGTCGCGTAGAGCAACAAGACGTTCTGCGTTTTCTAGGGCATCACTGATCGCATGGCTTGCTCTATGACGGTAAAGCAGCCAAAAGCGGAGCGAAAAAAGCCCCGAAACAATGGCGAAGAAAACTACTATAAAATAAACCAACGTAATAGCACCTTAAATTGGTATTATCCGCATTTAAATAATAAATACCATCTTTCACCATTTATTCGCCAGGTTAAAGTGAATATTTTATGCTTATTTATGCTTTCCTAGCCTTTGTCCCATAAGACCACGAACTTCGAGTCCCTGCTCCGAGGATTTGACAAGGTCTTCATCGAAGACAATAGTATCGGGTTTGAAGAGAAGTATTATAGTAGAGGCGCCGAAGGAGAAGAACCCTTTCTCGTCGCCTTTTTTTGCAGACACGTTACATTCGTATGTCTGTGTTATCGATCCGACATTAGTGGCGCCGACCTCGAGGTAAAGTACAGTATCAAAAGTTTCGGTATTCAAAGCGCAAACAGTACGCTTATTTTCCATGAAGATATCGGCGTTCTTCTTAAAGGCCACTGGGTTAACAGAATACAACCACCCGTTGATGAGGTGCGAAGGGCCGGGGATGCAGTCGCAAGGGAAATGAAACCTATGATAATCAGCAGGACACAGCCTTGCGATAACCATACTTCCGGCAGCATAGTCTTTGGCAAGCTCTTCGTTTTTTAGAAGCTTAGAAAGGTCGAGAGAATGGCCTTTGACGAAGAATTCTTCGGCGACATCAAGATGCTGGTATACGGTATACCGCGCATCGGCAGGGAGCATAGCGACGTCATCGCCGACGGTAATAGGGCGCGCTTCTTTTGTTAGCTTCCTGCTGAAAAAGTCGTCGAAAGACACAAAACTGTCAATATCATCGGCGAACTCCTTAACATCGATGTCGAAGCCCTCAACAAAAGGGCGTATCTTCTTCGTAGTGCGATGCCTTCGCTGCAGCCATCCATATAGTGCAGAGAATATCGGCGTCTTCGAGATGAAGAGGGCAATAGCGCCGAAGATCTTATTGAGGAGGCCGCTACCATAAGGTATCGTTATCCACATAGCCCCCAGGACTTTTTCTGTTTTCTTTGCGCCGCTCTTCCTGTCGAGATAATTTACTTCTTTCATAAGACTCTTGAAATTTAAGGGGTTATCATATATCATCAAAGAATATTTTTATAAAAAACAACTATACCATAATGGACTTTGTTCATCAAACACCTAAAGAAGGCGATACTATCGCCGCCATCGCTACACCACCAGGATCTGGCGGCGTCGCTATCATAAGGATATCAGGGCCTAACGCCCTCGACCTTGCAGACAGGTTTTTTTCTGGGAAAGTAAAAAGCTACACCACCCACACAGCACACTATGGCAAAGTCCTTGGCGCCGACGGCGAAGTCATCGACGATGCCCTTCTTCTCGTTATGCTCGGAGAAAAATCATACACCGGCGAAGATACCGTAGAAGTCCACTGCCACGGCGGCAGCCTGATAGCACGCGCAGTCCTCGAGACCTTCATCACCGGCGGCGCGCGGATGGCACAGCCCGGAGAGTTTACCTTTAGAGCATTCATGAGCGGAAAGCTCGACCTCGCACAAGCAGAAGCGGTGCAAGAGCTCATCGCCGCACAAAGCTCCTACGCACTAAACGCCGCAGGAAGTCAGCTGCAAGGAGCTCTCTCGAAAAAAATACAAGGCTTCCAACATGACCTCACCGATATCGCAGCGATACTAGAAGCATGGGTGGACTTCCCTGAAGAAGACCTAGAATTCGCCCCACGAGAAGAGCTTTGCGAGAAGCTCAGCGACGCCGAAGACTCAATAAAAAGACTCCTAGACACCTTCCATGACGGTAAAGTCGCCCACGACGGCATAACGATGTGTCTAGTAGGAGCTCCTAACGTCGGTAAATCTTCGATAATGAACGTGCTCCTAGGAAAAGACCGCGCTATAGTGACGCATATCCCAGGAACGACGCGCGACGTCTTAGAAGACAACATAAAACTTAACGACCTGCACTTCCGACTTCTCGATACCGCAGGGATACGTGATGACGCAGAACTAATAGAACGCGAAGGGATACGTAAAACCCATGAAGCAATACAAGAAGCTGACCTTATACTCTTCGTCCTAGATGTGACAAAAGGGATAGAAGCCTTCGAAGCGAAGATGCTAGCAGAACTCCCGCACAATAGAACGATATGCGTCTGGAATAAAAAAGATATGCCCCACGAAGCCCTCGAAAGCATCAACATCGCCGCTACAGTAGAAGTCTCGGCACTGCAAAACAAAGGCTTCGACGATCTTAAAAATGCTATCGACAAAATCGTATGGGATAAAGGCCCTCCATCGAAAGAAGAAGTCCTCGTGACAAGTACCAGACATAAAGAAGCCCTAGCACATGCTCTAGAGGCAGCATCACGCGTTCGCGAAGGTCTAACTACCGACGTGTCTCCAGAATTTCTCGCTAGCGATATGCGAGAATGCCTTAACGCACTAGGGTCGATAATCGGCACAAACATCACCGAAGATATCCTCACAACAATATTCTCGAAGTTCTGCGTAGGGAAATAACCAAATGAACTCAAAAGCACGAAAGATCACGCAAATCCTCGACGAACTATATCCACATCCAGAAATACCACTGCACCATACCACCCCATACACACTACTGATAGCCGTACTCCTCTCAGCACAGTGCACAGACAAACGTGTAAACAGCATAACACCAGAACTATTCGCCCTCGCCAATAACCCACAAGACATGGCACGCCTCGGCATCGCCACAATACAGAAAATAATACACACATGCGGACTAGCACCAACAAAAGCCCGCGCAATACACGCCCTATCAAAGATCCTTATAGAAAAACACAACGGCATCGTACCCGACAACTTCAAAGACCTAGAAGCCCTCCCAGGCGTAGGACATAAGACCGCCTCAGTAGTGATGGCACAAGCATTCGGTCACGACGCATTCCCCGTAGACACACACATACATCGCTGCGCAAAAAGATGGGAATTAACCTCAGGGAAAAGCATCGCCCAAACAGAAAAAGACCTAAAAGCCATCTTCCCCAAAAAAAGCTGGTCAAAGATCCACTTGCAAATCATCTACTACGCACGCCAATACTGCACCGCCCGCAACCACAACACCACAACATGCCCCATCTGTCAAGTGTCAAGGGCTCCGCGCCCTTGACAATCCGCGACAAGGGGTCTAGACCCCTTGTATCCCCGCGGCAAAGCAAAGGAGCGATGGCGAAACGCCATAGCGCCTTTGCTTTGCCTTTGCCGTCATCACCATCGAAACGATGGCGATGAGGTTTTTCTACGCATTAGTAGAGGCAAATAAATATTTTACTCAATACATTGAGTAATTTTACTCAATACATTGAGTAAAATGGTTGACTTCTCCGAGGCGCTGTGTTAATATTATAAATATATTGAAAAGAGTGCTTTTTGGAGGGCGCCATGAAGAAAAGATCTATATACAAGCATCTTATTAATAGGGTGAGAGAGCCTCGTCGATTTATTCAGGTGCTTTTGGGCCCTAGGCAGGTGGGGAAAACCACTTTAGCCTTGCAGGTTTCAAAAACTTTACGTAGGCCGATTCATTATATTTCTGCTGATCTTGTGACTTTACAAGATTTAGTTTGGCTAGAACAGCAGTGGGAAGTTGCGAGAACAAAGGTGAAAAAAGAAAAAGGGGCTGTATTAATCATTGACGAAGTGCAGAAAATTCCTCATTGGTCTGACATGATAAAGTCTTTGTGGGATCAAGATAGTCGTAATGGGGTTAATTTACATGTTATCATTCTTGGTTCATCGCCATGGTTAGTGCAAAAAGGACTTACAGAGAGCCTGGCGGGGCGTTTTGAGGTTATTCCTGTTACTCATTGGTCTTATGCAGAGATGCAGAAACATTTCGGTTGGTCGTTGGAGCAGTATATTTATTTTGGAGGATATCCTGGTGCGGCACCTCTTGTAGATGTCAAAGATCAGTCGCGATGGAGTCATTATATCAATGATTCGTTAATTGAAACGACGATTTCTCGTGATATCTTGCTTATGAAGCAGGTGAATAAGCCAGCATTATTAAGAAGACTATTTCAGCTTGGCTGTAATTATTCTGGGCAGATTTTATCGTATAATAAGATGATAGGACAACTACAAGATGCAGGGAATTCGACGACATTAGCACATTATCTTGATTTATTGTCGGGTGCCGGCTTGTTGGAAGGCTTACAGAAATATGCACAACAAAATGTTAGACGGCGTGGATCGAGTCCGAAATTTTCGGTGTTCAATACAGCGTTGATGTCAGCACAATCGGCTAAAACATTCGATGAGGCTCGCTCAGATCATGAATATTGGGGTAGGCTTGTTGAGTCATCTATTGGTGCTCATATTTTGAACTCCATCAGGGGAACACAGATAGAGGTATTCTATTGGCGAGAAGGCGATAAAGAGGTGGATTTTGTTTTGAAGAAAGGGGATAGGATTACAGCAATTGAGGTGAAGTCGGGGACAAAAAAAATGAAAGAATCGGGCATGGATAAATTTGTAAGTGCGTTTCGTCCCGACTGCGTTCTTCTTGTAGGAAATAATGGAATACCCGTGCAGGATTTTCTTAGTTCACCGATTTCTGATTTTATCTAGATAGCGGTAGATCCATGCCTTACCAGATCATTATGCTAGAACAGTATGTTGCTGACCTATTTATCATCATCATCGCGTAGCGATGGTGATGACGGCAGAGACAAAGCAAAGAGTGAAGGCAGTTTCTGCCTTTGCTCTTTGCTTTGTCGTGGGGATGCAAGGGGTCTGGACCCCTTGCCGCGGGTGGCGGGGCGCGGAGCACCGCCATTAGTTAGATGTGTTTTAGTGAGGTTGTGATGAGTTCTAGTAGTGGGAGGGTGTCGTTGGTGGTTCCTGAGAGGGTTTTGTTTATGGCTTTTTCTACGGATTTTTTGTTATAGCCGAGGTTTGTGAGGGCGCTTATGGCGTCTTCGATATCTTTTGATTGTGGGGTGGCTTTTGTTGTGGAGAAGCGTGTGCAGATGTTGTTGATGGAGGAGAATTTGTCACGGATGTCTATTACGAGGCGTTCTGCGGTCTTTTTCCCTATGCCTGGGGTTTTTGCTATGAGGGCAGTGTCGTTGGTATTTATTGCGGTGTGTAGTGCTTCGGCGTCGAGGCTGCTTATTAGGGCGAGAGCCATCTTTGGTCCTATCCCTGATACTGTTAGGAGGAGGTTAAAGATATCGCGCTCTTGTGTCGTCAGGAAGCCGTATAGTGCTTGGAAGTTCTCGCGTATTATGAAGGAGGTATGCAGGGTAATATCAGCTTCTGTTGCGGGCATTTTTCCGTAGTCGCTGGCGCTTATGAATATTTTATATCCTATACCGTTGACGTCTATTATTGCGTGTGTGGGGTATAGCTCGAAGAGCTCACCTTTTACGAAATCTATCATTTATTTAGCCTCTGAAGTTTTACATTTCATATTTTTCATGCCAGTTATTATGTGCGGCGTTGCTATGGCATATTGCCAGTGCCAGGGCGTCGGCGGCATCTTCTGGCGGTTCTTTTGCTAGTTTTAGAAGGACTTTAATCATGTTTTGCACTTGATGTTTTTTTGCGTTGCCTTGTCCTACTGCGGCGAGTTTTACTTTAGAGGGTGTATATTCGAATACGGGGATGCCTCGCAGTGTCGCTGCTAGTATTGCCATGCCTCGTGCCATCCCGAGTTTTATTGCGCTTTGCGGGTTTTTACCGACGTATTGCGTTTCGACGACGAGGGCGGTGGGGTTGTGTTTATCTAGGAGGACGCATATTGCGTCGAAGATTATTCGGTATCGTTGTGAAAGTTTATCTTTTCTTGGTGGGCGTATACATCCGTAGTCGATGACGTTATGCGAGCGAGGGTTTGTGGCATCGATGATGCCATATCCTGTTACTACTGTTCCTGGATCTATTCCGATGATAATCACGGTTAAACCCGTGGTTGCGATCTATCTTTTCTTTAGCGCCATAGAGTTAGGTAAGATGGCTCAGTGCACGACAAGCGGATAGTTGTAACTATTCGCGAGGAGTAAAATGAGCCAGATTGCCTGACACTATGGATGCTATAGGAAATAGATCTGTTTTTAAAGCCCTGACAAGAAATTTTAACTACGTAAAGATAAATATCTTAAGCCATCGCTACTTCTTATTATTTTTATTTGCTCGTTTGCCTTTATCTTGCTTCACCATATCTCTTTTTGCAGCAGCGCATCTACTTTGCTTCTATCCTCGCGAATGTTTTAACATTCGCTCGTCTTTCATCTTCGTATCTGTACCACTGCAAAAATTCTATGGTAAAGGATAGGTCGCAATCACGGGTTTTAAAACAGGTTTTCTTTATGTTTTCCATCTTGCTGTGTATCTTCGCCGAAGATTTCCTGCTGCACTCGTGGCGGCGATGTCTCTATGGTGTCGGTGGCGATGCCGCCGTCGAAGGCATTCTGGAAGTTTTGTTGTTGCGGCTGCTGTTGCTGCTGTAGCTGCTGCTGAGGGACTCCCAGGGCATTTTTTATGTTGGAGAAAACGCCTTTAAGCTGCTGGTATTCGCCTTGTACCTGTTCTAGTTCTTTCATCCGTCGTGTGTTGCGCTCGTATTTCTCGTTGAGGGAGGAGTATTGTTCTTCGTGATGTTTGACTTTTTCTTCGGCAGTTTTGACGCTTTCTTTTACGAAGGCATGCATTCTTTCTTCATTGGCGGTAAGGATTTTTATCTTGTCTTGCTGCTGTGTTAGCGTCGTGGTATATTCTGTGGCGCGGTTTTGAAGCTGCATAGAATAAACTTTCTGCTTCTCAACGTAGTCTTGGAGCATGGTATTCTCTTTGACTTTCTTGGCCATGTGGTGTTGCGCTTGCTTGATATACAGGTCTTTGTCGTAGACTTTCTTCTGTAGGACGCCGATGGTGTTTTCTAGCTTTTCTTGGTCATCGAGAATCTCTTCGATGTCAGTGGCTTTCTTCTGTAGCTCTTCGTCTTTAGTTTTCACGACGTTTTCTGTTTCGTGGATTTTTCCTTCTAATGATGTTTTCTCGTCGAGGGCTTCTTGTAGGCTCATCGTCGCTGCAAGGAATTTCTCTGAGAGCTCGGTGTGTTTTCCTTCGAGGGAGGATTTTTCTTCTGCGATGACGCTGCTATTTTCTAGGGCTTTTTGATATATGGTGATCTCTTCCGAGAACCTTGTCACTACGGCATTGTGAGAGTCTTTTTGTACTGACATCTCTCTTTCTTTGTCGCGCAGCTCTTGTTTTATTATGTCTAGCTGTCCGACTGTTTCGTGGAGGTCTTCGATATCTTTTTCTAGGGACCTTCGTTCTTCTGCTGCTGCGGAGACTTTTGCGTTGAGACGCTCGTTTTCGTTTGAAATCGCGTCGTATCGGTCGTGGAGGTTCGACAGCTGATGTTTGTTCTCTGCGACGGCATTGTCGGCGGCTTTTAGAGCTTGCTCCAGCTGTTCCGTATGCTGCCTAGAGCTGTCGTTGTCGCCGGAAGACTCTTTTATACGATCTTCTAGCGTTGCTATTGTTGCCGTGAGGGTTTTATTTTCGGTGCGTAGCTCATAATAGCGTTCTTCTAGGGAGGCTTTCTCTTCGACGATGGCGTCGTAGCGCTTCTCGATGTCGAAGGCTTTCTCCTGCCCGCGCGATAGCGCTGCTTTTATGGTATTAAGGTCGCAGGAAAGCTCTTCGAGGCGAAGGCTTTTCTCGAGAAGGCTTTCTTCGGCCTTATTTTTGTCTTCGACAGAGAAGCTCTCTGTTGTCATCGTAGGTTTTGCGTCGCCGAAAGTCTGGGCGATGAGGTTTTTCTCTGTGGTGACAGTCTCGATGTTTTTCTCTAGGGAGGCGATATGCTTTTCTGCGCTGAAGAGCTTTTCTTTCGTCGTCGTCAGAGCCTCTTCTAGGGTAGCGGACCGGTCTTTTAGACCAGAAAGCGAGCCTTGGAGGCCTTCGTAGTCGTCTTGTGCTGAAGACGCTTCGTTTAGGACGAAAAGCTTCTCTTCTTCGAGGGCAAGGCGTGCTTTTTGTTCTTCGCCGAGGAGGACTTCGAGCTCATGGCGACGCATCTCTGACTCTCTATAGCGCTTCTCAAGGTCGTCGACTCCTATGGTGAAATCCTTGTCGTAGCGCGAGGCGTCGAAGAGTAAAGACGTCTTCTTCTGGTGTTCTTCTTTCTTTGCGGCGAGCTTCGTTAAAGACGTTTCTAGGGAAGAGATCTTACGGCGTGCGCTTTCTAGGGCTTTTTGTGAGGTGGCGAGTTTCCCTTCATCGGAAGCCTCTTCGGCGAGGATTTCGTTGAGACGAGAAGTTTTTCCTCGTAGCGCTTCGTTTTCGATGGAGGTATTGGTGAGCTTCTCTTTGATGACTTCGTCTTCATGTCGTAGCTTTTTGATGATATGCTTGGCGGCATGGAGGTTCTCTTCGAAGGCAGAAAGCTGCTCTTTTAGGGAGGAATTTTTTTCTTCGAGGTGGAGTATGACGTCGGAATTTTTCCGTTCGGAGGTCTTACTTTTTTTTAGCAATGCCTGTGTTTTTTCTACTACTCCGTAGAAATTGTTGTGTTCTTCTTGTAGCGTAGAATGTTTTTTCTCTAGAGAAGAGTATTTCTCTACTAGGGATTTAGAAGCATGCTGTAAGGCCTGGAACTTATCTTTTTTCTCCTGCAGGTCTGTTTCTTTTATCGCTAGGGAGATGCGAGCCTTTTCGAGGTCTTTCTCGAGGATATGTATTGCCGTGTCTTTCTTGGCGTCGTCGATACGCCCGGCTTTAAGCTTACGTATTGTGGCGTGAGCTTTCTGACATAACGCTGTGAGCTCGTCGTTCTCTGTGGAACTTTCTTTCGCGAAGATTTCTAGGCTATGGATTTTGTCTTTAAGAGCAGAGATGATAGCATCATCATGCGATACCCTAGGAGCTTCACGACGGACGGAAGTGCTACGCGCCTTCTCTTCGAAGTGTCGGTCACGGAGAGAGGTAAGCAGTTTCTTAAGCTTAGCCTTGTCAGTGGTGAGGTTGTTATGGGGATCACGACGATGAAGATCGCGAAGCTTTTCTTTGAGGACAGAAAACTTCTCTTCGAGCTCGGGGTCTCCGAGGTCGACAGACGCTATGCCATCGTTGTCATCGTGCTCTTCAATAAGAAGATCTTGTAGGATCTTTTTATAATCTTTATTCTTTGATAATGTTGAATTCAATGGTAGACTCCATGCCAATACTTGACTTGTATATAAAATCAATAGTACTCTTATAGTCGATGAGGTTTAAAAAGTGAAAGATAATTATTACCCATGATTGCGACTTATCCTTTGCCATAGGGTTTATATAGCGGATAGTTATGGCGTTTAGCGGATAGAAACTACCTATCCGCTATAAAAAGTATGGTGAAGCTAAATAATAGCAAATGGGCAAATAAAAATAATAAGAAATAGTAAGGGCATATTCATTGATCATTGTTTAATGATCATTGTTCAATGAAAAAATGAGCCATCTCACCTAACTCTATGGCGCTAAAGGAAAGATAGGTCACAATCATGGGTTATAGCAACATAAAGAATATCGTCGTTCGCATGCCGAACTGGCTTGGCGACATCATCATGGCAACGCCGGTGCTAGAGGATCTGCGAGAGAGGTTCCCCGAGGCCAATATCGTCGCTATGTGCCAGAGCAATGGCGCTGCAATACTCGAAGGTAACCCCTTCATCGATGAGATCTTCGCATATCAACGCCCCAAGACAAATAGCGAGAAAACGGCGATAATAGAGAAAATCCGCGATGGAAATTATGACCTAGGTGTCCTTACGACGAACTCCTTCTCGTCAGCATGGTGGTTTTTGCGTGGTAAGGTGAAGCAGAGGATAGGGTATACCGGAAATCTTAGGGGGTTCCTGCTTACTACGGCGATACCTTTCCCCAAAGAAAGAGAATGCCAGCACCTTGTCGATACATACAAAAACATCCTAACGCCCTTAGGAACAAAGATTTCTAAAAGCACCACGCAATGCTATGTCAGCGATGAAGAGCGTCGCCATGCAAATATAACCCTAGAAGATCTTGGTGTCCCTACCGATGCTACCATCATCGGTATCAACGCAAGCGCAGCTTTTGGTACGGCGAAGTGTTGGCTTCCCGAGCGTTTTGCCGGCCTAACACAGCGCCTCCTCGAAGACATTAACGTTCACGTACTATATTTCGGCGATGCTAGCGGGACATCGCTTATCGAGGGGATATGTTCGAATTTCACAGAAAGAGTGTATTCTATGGCGGGGAAGACATCATTACGATCGTTTATATCCCTCGTCGCGGCATGTAACGTCTTCATCACCAATGACAGCGGCCCTATGCATATCGCCGCGGCACTTAAGACGCCGCTAGTAGCAATCTTCGGCTCTACAAACGATACCACCACAGGCCCATATCAGTGGGGTACTGTTATCCACAACCGCGTGTCGTGTTCGCCGTGCTACAAAAGGGAGTGCCCTACGGACTTCCGATGTATGAGAAGTATAAGCGTCGAAGATGTATATCGCGAGACGAAGAAAGTCTTACACAACGAAGACCGCCTATCTCGTCTTGATGAACAGAAAAAGCTCCTTCTTGAAGACAAGCCAGAGACACCAAAGGTTACGCCCTATGGAAAGTGTGACGTTGTCGATATGTCGATACGTAATAGCGACGCTGTAGCCGCCGGCACTGTTGGATGCGTCATCATCGCCGGTGGAGAGGGGACACGCCTTGGGGTACAAGGACCTAAAGGGGCATTCCCAACGTCTGTGATAGAAAACAAAAGCCTTTTTCAGATGTTCGCCGAGAAGGTTGTCGCCGCAGGGAAACAAGGCGATAGAAACCTTCCTCTGGCGATAATGACTTCTTCGAAAAACCACGACGCTACGGTATCGTTCTTTGAGGAACATAATTTTTTCGGGCTTAATAGTGACGACGTTTCCTTCTTCAAACAGGGGACGCTGCCATACCTCGACGACGAAGGTAATGTTTTCTTCGAAGAAAAAGATGTCATCGCCGAAGG
This Waddliaceae bacterium DNA region includes the following protein-coding sequences:
- the psd gene encoding phosphatidylserine decarboxylase (Phosphatidylserine decarboxylase is synthesized as a single chain precursor. Generation of the pyruvoyl active site from a Ser is coupled to cleavage of a Gly-Ser bond between the larger (beta) and smaller (alpha chains). It is an integral membrane protein.), giving the protein MKEVNYLDRKSGAKKTEKVLGAMWITIPYGSGLLNKIFGAIALFISKTPIFSALYGWLQRRHRTTKKIRPFVEGFDIDVKEFADDIDSFVSFDDFFSRKLTKEARPITVGDDVAMLPADARYTVYQHLDVAEEFFVKGHSLDLSKLLKNEELAKDYAAGSMVIARLCPADYHRFHFPCDCIPGPSHLINGWLYSVNPVAFKKNADIFMENKRTVCALNTETFDTVLYLEVGATNVGSITQTYECNVSAKKGDEKGFFSFGASTIILLFKPDTIVFDEDLVKSSEQGLEVRGLMGQRLGKHK
- the nth gene encoding endonuclease III is translated as MNSKARKITQILDELYPHPEIPLHHTTPYTLLIAVLLSAQCTDKRVNSITPELFALANNPQDMARLGIATIQKIIHTCGLAPTKARAIHALSKILIEKHNGIVPDNFKDLEALPGVGHKTASVVMAQAFGHDAFPVDTHIHRCAKRWELTSGKSIAQTEKDLKAIFPKKSWSKIHLQIIYYARQYCTARNHNTTTCPICQVSRAPRP
- a CDS encoding tetratricopeptide repeat protein, whose product is MVYFIVVFFAIVSGLFSLRFWLLYRHRASHAISDALENAERLVALRDWDAADAVLSPLVAVEKGGFKTSLFYSQVLRGTKQWEKALSFLDKALINHPSHPSLLQERARVLMESGNYDEALKALNSRAPLLRNEDDFFDLASALFHNDKPFEAWDVLKNITETSRNGRLLALAGDCHFSWRGYDKALVLYLRSQECGWSNHHVLYRIGFCHKSLRHWDDAERCFSEIVRLDDSATDAVLGLGECFEAKGFFNKALILYRSVEAWNLGDANILHQAGICSVMTQQYDHGRLYLQAALKKGVRSPQLLAFLGYCLEQHRLWEDAEGVYLKLADAFPRHVSGYLSLAWLYGVGLSSSLSDDDGLAMAHQAVMLNSSPLSWEILSACEARAGNFTKAHHIQECLSSYAQDKDTRRRRQQAMRILRKKLPLTEDHISKVLVA
- the ruvA gene encoding Holliday junction branch migration protein RuvA, whose translation is MIDFVKGELFELYPTHAIIDVNGIGYKIFISASDYGKMPATEADITLHTSFIIRENFQALYGFLTTQERDIFNLLLTVSGIGPKMALALISSLDAEALHTAINTNDTALIAKTPGIGKKTAERLVIDIRDKFSSINNICTRFSTTKATPQSKDIEDAISALTNLGYNKKSVEKAINKTLSGTTNDTLPLLELITTSLKHI
- the mnmE gene encoding tRNA uridine-5-carboxymethylaminomethyl(34) synthesis GTPase MnmE; translated protein: MDFVHQTPKEGDTIAAIATPPGSGGVAIIRISGPNALDLADRFFSGKVKSYTTHTAHYGKVLGADGEVIDDALLLVMLGEKSYTGEDTVEVHCHGGSLIARAVLETFITGGARMAQPGEFTFRAFMSGKLDLAQAEAVQELIAAQSSYALNAAGSQLQGALSKKIQGFQHDLTDIAAILEAWVDFPEEDLEFAPREELCEKLSDAEDSIKRLLDTFHDGKVAHDGITMCLVGAPNVGKSSIMNVLLGKDRAIVTHIPGTTRDVLEDNIKLNDLHFRLLDTAGIRDDAELIEREGIRKTHEAIQEADLILFVLDVTKGIEAFEAKMLAELPHNRTICVWNKKDMPHEALESINIAATVEVSALQNKGFDDLKNAIDKIVWDKGPPSKEEVLVTSTRHKEALAHALEAASRVREGLTTDVSPEFLASDMRECLNALGSIIGTNITEDILTTIFSKFCVGK
- a CDS encoding ATP-binding protein, with the translated sequence MKKRSIYKHLINRVREPRRFIQVLLGPRQVGKTTLALQVSKTLRRPIHYISADLVTLQDLVWLEQQWEVARTKVKKEKGAVLIIDEVQKIPHWSDMIKSLWDQDSRNGVNLHVIILGSSPWLVQKGLTESLAGRFEVIPVTHWSYAEMQKHFGWSLEQYIYFGGYPGAAPLVDVKDQSRWSHYINDSLIETTISRDILLMKQVNKPALLRRLFQLGCNYSGQILSYNKMIGQLQDAGNSTTLAHYLDLLSGAGLLEGLQKYAQQNVRRRGSSPKFSVFNTALMSAQSAKTFDEARSDHEYWGRLVESSIGAHILNSIRGTQIEVFYWREGDKEVDFVLKKGDRITAIEVKSGTKKMKESGMDKFVSAFRPDCVLLVGNNGIPVQDFLSSPISDFI
- the waaF gene encoding lipopolysaccharide heptosyltransferase II; amino-acid sequence: MGYSNIKNIVVRMPNWLGDIIMATPVLEDLRERFPEANIVAMCQSNGAAILEGNPFIDEIFAYQRPKTNSEKTAIIEKIRDGNYDLGVLTTNSFSSAWWFLRGKVKQRIGYTGNLRGFLLTTAIPFPKERECQHLVDTYKNILTPLGTKISKSTTQCYVSDEERRHANITLEDLGVPTDATIIGINASAAFGTAKCWLPERFAGLTQRLLEDINVHVLYFGDASGTSLIEGICSNFTERVYSMAGKTSLRSFISLVAACNVFITNDSGPMHIAAALKTPLVAIFGSTNDTTTGPYQWGTVIHNRVSCSPCYKRECPTDFRCMRSISVEDVYRETKKVLHNEDRLSRLDEQKKLLLEDKPETPKVTPYGKCDVVDMSIRNSDAVAAGTVGCVIIAGGEGTRLGVQGPKGAFPTSVIENKSLFQMFAEKVVAAGKQGDRNLPLAIMTSSKNHDATVSFFEEHNFFGLNSDDVSFFKQGTLPYLDDEGNVFFEEKDVIAEGPDGNGTTLKNFYDSGLWRQWYDNGIRYLNIVLVDNPLAMPYDPRLVEYHINKGGDVTVQCIEKKEPQEKLGVMARNGDDTVVVEYTELSEDEKTATNTSGELLYGLGHIGIYCLNMDFVEKVATHKTPMPLHLAYKNVKKIDGDTMAWKFEAFIFDILQYAENVNVVLYPRDKCFAPLKNKDGDDSIKTVHEALQHYDSAAFKELFGRETTVPTELSQEFHYPTQRLIDACRESDVAGGYIEERSIISREK
- the ruvC gene encoding crossover junction endodeoxyribonuclease RuvC; protein product: MIIIGIDPGTVVTGYGIIDATNPRSHNVIDYGCIRPPRKDKLSQRYRIIFDAICVLLDKHNPTALVVETQYVGKNPQSAIKLGMARGMAILAATLRGIPVFEYTPSKVKLAAVGQGNAKKHQVQNMIKVLLKLAKEPPEDAADALALAICHSNAAHNNWHEKYEM